A stretch of Lysobacter sp. K5869 DNA encodes these proteins:
- a CDS encoding ABC transporter substrate-binding protein: protein MKRILTASLLACALLAGVPSLALAQATAAPGTAPAAGTPSAMVLTNTTRILSTLESRRAEFSKNRAALSQFVTTEFNQLFDRDYAARLVLGTHGRGAADADVANFADALTSSLMQRYGSALLDFNTRLQVRIKSETPLRGGAIVKVSSEFLRQGGEPVPVDYLLRKSGSQWKVFDVMVEGVSFVQTFRNQFDSPLSQKSIAQVAADIKAGKLQAQASGNK, encoded by the coding sequence ATGAAGCGCATCCTCACCGCCTCCCTCCTCGCCTGCGCCCTGCTCGCCGGCGTTCCGTCCCTGGCGCTGGCCCAGGCCACCGCCGCGCCGGGCACCGCGCCGGCCGCCGGCACGCCGAGCGCGATGGTGCTGACCAACACCACGCGGATCCTGTCGACCCTGGAATCGCGCCGCGCCGAGTTCAGCAAGAACCGCGCCGCGCTGAGCCAGTTCGTCACCACCGAGTTCAACCAGCTGTTCGACCGCGACTACGCCGCGCGTCTGGTCCTGGGCACCCACGGCCGCGGCGCCGCCGATGCCGACGTGGCCAACTTCGCCGACGCGCTGACCAGCAGCCTGATGCAGCGCTACGGTTCGGCCCTGCTCGACTTCAACACCCGCCTGCAGGTGCGGATCAAGTCGGAAACCCCGCTGCGCGGCGGCGCCATCGTCAAGGTGTCGAGCGAGTTCCTGCGCCAGGGCGGCGAGCCGGTGCCGGTGGACTACCTGCTGCGCAAGAGCGGTTCGCAGTGGAAGGTGTTCGACGTGATGGTGGAAGGCGTCAGCTTCGTGCAGACCTTCCGCAACCAGTTCGACTCGCCGCTGAGCCAGAAGTCGATCGCCCAGGTCGCCGCCGACATCAAGGCCGGCAAGCTGCAGGCGCAGGCGAGCGGCAACAAGTGA
- a CDS encoding STAS domain-containing protein, producing the protein MSTGAASVRRDGETLAFAGTLDRAAAAALWPQARPLAPGARRFDLTGVASVDSAGLALLAELAAQAPGVAVVGEPAGLAELRAAYRLDESLGFGR; encoded by the coding sequence GTGAGCACCGGCGCGGCCAGCGTGCGGCGCGACGGCGAGACGCTGGCGTTCGCCGGCACGCTCGACCGCGCGGCGGCGGCCGCGCTGTGGCCGCAGGCGCGGCCGCTCGCGCCCGGCGCGCGCCGGTTCGACCTGACCGGCGTGGCCTCGGTCGACAGCGCCGGTTTGGCGCTGTTGGCCGAACTGGCCGCGCAGGCGCCGGGCGTGGCCGTGGTCGGCGAACCGGCCGGTCTGGCGGAGCTGCGCGCGGCGTATCGCCTGGACGAATCGCTCGGTTTCGGGCGCTGA
- a CDS encoding MlaE family lipid ABC transporter permease subunit — MALFDVVRSLGRAGLFSLSVFRASKPTPDFFRELIREIYKIGARSLPIIAVGGAFVGLSVTLLGYRALDTYGAANQVSAMLGLGLYRELGPVLTALLFIGRAGSSIAAELGLMRATDQITALGLMAIDPVGKAVAPRFWAAVLCVPLLTGFFCSLAISASYFESVHVIGLEPGIFWQVLKDSVDFFDDFLMAFVKSAVFGGTAALVAAYVGYHAEPTIEGTSVATTQAVVNASLLVLMFNFVMSAFLFK; from the coding sequence ATGGCGTTGTTCGATGTCGTCCGTTCGCTGGGCCGCGCCGGCCTGTTCTCGCTGTCGGTGTTCCGCGCGTCCAAGCCCACGCCCGACTTTTTCCGCGAGCTGATCCGCGAGATCTACAAGATCGGCGCGCGTTCGCTGCCGATCATCGCCGTTGGCGGCGCGTTCGTGGGCTTGTCGGTGACCCTGCTGGGCTACCGCGCGCTCGACACCTACGGCGCGGCCAATCAGGTCAGCGCGATGCTCGGCCTGGGCCTGTACCGCGAGCTCGGCCCGGTGCTGACCGCGCTGCTGTTCATCGGCCGCGCCGGCAGCTCCATCGCCGCCGAACTGGGCCTGATGCGCGCGACCGACCAGATCACCGCGCTGGGCCTGATGGCGATCGATCCGGTCGGCAAGGCGGTGGCGCCGCGGTTCTGGGCGGCGGTGCTGTGCGTGCCGCTGCTGACCGGCTTCTTCTGCAGTCTGGCGATCAGCGCGAGCTACTTCGAGTCGGTGCACGTGATCGGCCTGGAGCCCGGCATCTTCTGGCAGGTGCTCAAGGACAGCGTGGATTTCTTCGACGACTTCCTCATGGCGTTCGTGAAGTCGGCCGTGTTCGGCGGCACCGCGGCGCTGGTGGCGGCCTACGTGGGCTACCACGCCGAGCCGACCATCGAGGGCACCTCGGTGGCGACGACGCAGGCGGTGGTCAACGCCTCGCTGCTGGTGCTGATGTTCAACTTCGTGATGTCGGCGTTCTTGTTCAAGTAA
- a CDS encoding ABC transporter ATP-binding protein encodes MTTTSTPIVRLTDLRLDRGGRSVLRGINLSVPRGSIVAVLGPSGSGKSTLLSALTGELAPASGTVEVFGQPVPQNQRELLELRKGIGVLLQGNGLLTDLTAAENVALPLRAHTKLPNPVIRRLVLMKLHAVGLSAAADAFPRELSGGMARRVALARALALDPPLMIYDEPLTGLDPIASGVVMSLVRRLNDTLGLTSIVVTHHVHETLPVADHAIVIANGGIVFSGTPAELERSDDPLVRQFLRGEPDGPIGFDAAPRTSEAA; translated from the coding sequence ATGACGACGACTTCGACGCCCATCGTCCGCCTGACCGACCTGCGCCTGGACCGCGGCGGCCGCAGCGTGCTGCGCGGGATCAATCTGAGCGTGCCGCGCGGCAGCATCGTCGCCGTGCTCGGCCCTTCGGGCAGCGGCAAGTCCACGCTGCTGTCGGCGCTGACCGGCGAACTCGCGCCGGCCTCGGGCACGGTCGAAGTGTTCGGCCAGCCGGTGCCGCAGAACCAGCGCGAACTGCTGGAACTGCGCAAGGGCATCGGCGTGCTGCTGCAAGGCAACGGCCTGCTGACCGACCTGACCGCGGCCGAGAACGTGGCGCTGCCGCTGCGCGCGCACACCAAATTGCCGAACCCGGTGATCCGCCGGCTGGTGCTGATGAAGCTGCACGCGGTCGGCCTGAGCGCCGCCGCCGACGCGTTCCCGCGCGAGCTCTCCGGCGGCATGGCCCGGCGCGTGGCGCTGGCGCGCGCGCTGGCGCTGGACCCGCCGCTGATGATCTACGACGAACCGCTGACCGGCCTGGACCCGATCGCCTCGGGCGTGGTCATGAGCCTGGTGCGCCGGCTCAACGACACCCTCGGCCTGACCAGCATCGTGGTCACCCACCACGTCCACGAAACCCTGCCGGTGGCCGACCACGCCATCGTCATCGCCAACGGCGGCATCGTCTTCTCCGGCACCCCGGCCGAGCTGGAGCGCAGCGACGACCCGTTGGTGCGCCAGTTCCTGCGCGGCGAGCCCGACGGCCCGATCGGCTTCGACGCCGCGCCGCGCACTTCGGAGGCCGCGTAA
- a CDS encoding VacJ family lipoprotein, which translates to MIDSAALAAAAAAHAGAAGPSASEAATAPVQTDSARALASAGVAPADVAAADAPSAEAQPAPDAHALDYAVAQVDPTAAAAPPPAEPAATDDPRTDAERDFDALYGNPQAEYNPVADPTLPAPANVPGGFDPWEKYNRKMHRFNNAVDRGVAKPLARAYTKVVPRPVRLGVSNFFNNLGQPVSMVNALLQGKPKQAAQSLGRFALNTTLGIGGIFDPATAAKLPNRSEDFGQTLGVWGWKRSRYLELPFFGPRTVRDAFGAVGDAPLSPLRRIERDRIRIGLQGLQLVDIRAQLLPLDNLREGAEDEYALVRDSWMQRRDYQIFGDRLEKNGETQLPDYLQDDSNPSVPANAMPVMPTDGAGVR; encoded by the coding sequence ATGATCGATTCGGCCGCGCTGGCGGCCGCCGCTGCGGCGCACGCCGGCGCCGCCGGGCCGTCCGCGAGCGAAGCCGCGACCGCGCCGGTGCAGACCGATTCGGCGCGCGCGCTGGCCTCGGCCGGCGTCGCGCCGGCCGATGTCGCGGCCGCCGACGCGCCGAGCGCCGAGGCGCAACCGGCGCCCGACGCGCACGCGCTCGACTACGCCGTCGCCCAGGTCGATCCGACCGCCGCGGCCGCGCCGCCGCCGGCCGAACCGGCCGCGACCGACGACCCGCGCACCGACGCCGAACGCGACTTCGACGCGCTCTACGGCAACCCGCAGGCCGAGTACAACCCGGTCGCCGATCCCACCCTGCCGGCGCCGGCCAACGTGCCCGGCGGCTTCGATCCGTGGGAGAAGTACAACCGCAAGATGCACCGCTTCAACAACGCGGTGGACCGCGGCGTGGCCAAGCCGCTGGCGCGCGCCTACACCAAGGTGGTGCCGCGGCCGGTGCGCCTGGGCGTGAGCAACTTCTTCAACAACCTCGGCCAGCCGGTGTCGATGGTCAACGCGCTGCTGCAGGGCAAGCCCAAGCAGGCGGCGCAGTCGCTGGGCCGGTTCGCGCTCAACACCACGCTCGGCATCGGCGGCATCTTCGACCCGGCCACCGCGGCCAAGCTGCCCAACCGCAGCGAGGACTTCGGCCAGACCCTGGGCGTGTGGGGCTGGAAGCGCTCGCGTTACCTGGAACTGCCGTTCTTCGGCCCGCGCACCGTGCGCGACGCCTTCGGCGCGGTCGGCGACGCTCCGCTGAGCCCGCTGCGCCGGATCGAGCGCGACCGCATCCGCATCGGCCTGCAGGGTTTGCAGCTGGTCGACATCCGCGCCCAGCTGTTGCCGCTGGACAACCTGCGCGAAGGCGCCGAGGACGAGTACGCGCTGGTGCGCGATTCGTGGATGCAGCGCCGCGATTACCAGATCTTCGGCGACCGCCTGGAGAAGAACGGCGAGACCCAGCTGCCGGACTACCTGCAGGACGACAGCAACCCGAGCGTGCCGGCGAACGCGATGCCGGTGATGCCGACGGATGGGGCCGGCGTGCGCTGA
- the mlaD gene encoding outer membrane lipid asymmetry maintenance protein MlaD, with protein sequence MSVRSPRIEFAVGAFLLLALASLLVLAIASTNGKFGFGRDNYEVTAKFTSIGALRPNAPVKIGGVTVGQVADISLDPKSYASVVTLAIDKRYNKLSADTSAGIFTSGLLGESYIGLTPGGDPDDLKPGDEIYLTQPAIDLIQLVGKYMFSGGGAQGGGNAAGGDAAKPAANDVPDYLKGEQTAPSSESKP encoded by the coding sequence ATGTCCGTCCGCAGTCCCCGCATCGAATTCGCCGTCGGCGCGTTCCTGCTGCTCGCCCTGGCCTCGCTGCTGGTGTTGGCGATCGCCTCCACCAACGGCAAGTTCGGCTTCGGCCGCGACAATTACGAGGTCACCGCCAAGTTCACCAGCATCGGCGCGCTGCGCCCGAACGCGCCGGTGAAGATCGGCGGCGTCACCGTCGGCCAGGTCGCCGACATTTCGCTGGACCCGAAGAGCTACGCCTCGGTGGTCACCCTGGCCATCGACAAGCGCTACAACAAGCTCTCCGCCGACACCTCGGCCGGCATCTTCACCAGCGGCCTGCTCGGCGAAAGCTATATCGGCCTGACCCCGGGCGGCGACCCGGACGACCTCAAGCCGGGCGACGAGATCTACCTGACCCAGCCGGCCATCGACCTGATCCAGCTGGTCGGCAAGTACATGTTCAGCGGCGGCGGCGCACAAGGCGGTGGCAACGCCGCCGGCGGCGATGCCGCCAAGCCGGCCGCCAACGACGTTCCCGATTACCTCAAGGGCGAGCAAACCGCCCCCTCCAGCGAGAGCAAGCCATGA